DNA from Brachionichthys hirsutus isolate HB-005 chromosome 3, CSIRO-AGI_Bhir_v1, whole genome shotgun sequence:
CACCAGCTTGTTCAATGAAACAGTTATGTGTATAGGTCATCTGTAAAATAAGAGTTACGTTAATATATATCCTGGGTCTTTTGTCAAAGCTGTTAACAGTGGTGGAGAAAACCTGTAAATGACAAATCTCACCATACAAAACCTGCAGACTATAAGATGTTTCGCTCTCAAACACTTAATGAGTTTTAATatccaaacaaaaaaatgaaatctaaAAAAACCCCATTCAAATATGAACCAAAACCACAGATCTGACAGATCTGAAAATAAATCCCATACATATTTTTCTctgttattttttaaaaacaaataaataaaaagaaaagttaagCCACAGTTCTCTTGCTGTTAACTCAGAGTCTGTatggctgttgtgtgtgtgtgtgtgcgtgtgtgtgtgcatgtgtaggtgtgtgtgcgtgcgtgtgtggtaTTGCTGACTGACGAGAGGCAGTCATTTGGGGGTGAGAGAAGATCGATGGTTCCTGGGACAGGGTGGTTATTGGGGGGGGTCCCACCTTGTCTTAGGCTACCTGACACTCCCTTGAGTCCCCGTGGACCCAGTAGCAGATCTGGGCATATTTGAGAGGTGTTATCCTCACCGCCACGTTGTAATCCTGCTGCGTCCCGTCCCCGTTTACATCCACCCACTGGTGGCCAGAGAAAACCCCAATGATCTTCCTCTTCCAATTCTTCTTTCCGGGCTCTTTGAGGCGGATATAGATCCCAGAGCCGCTGGAGCCGGGTTTGGCATCACAGTATTGGTACAACAAATCATTGGACTCCTCAGAGACAGCGCAGAACCGATACACCAGGTTGCCAGGCCGGTCATCGTCAAACCCAGAGAAGTGGATTCGCCCAGTGGGGATCTTCTTGAGTGAAGGGATAACACCGAGCTCCATGTGCTTGACTTTGGGGGCTTTCTTCAGCTCCAGAACAGCGTAGTCATAATCCGCAGCCAGTCTGTCAGCCACACCTTTGAACCAGCCTTTCGGAACCTGGGTCTGCTTGACCCTGGTCCACCTAAAGGAAGGTTTCTCCGACTCTGCACTTCGCCGACTCCGACTCGTTCTACCTTTCCCCTTTCCTTTACGGTTTGCATTTCCTTcactctcttccttttcctgcACTTCCTCTTTAGCTTGGTCTCCCTTTCTCCTTCTGCCCTttccccgtcctcctctccctttgccCCCTTTCCCCCGTCTGGACTTCTCCTTCAAAATACCAACGCGCAGCTTCTGCACCCCGTCTAGATAGTCCTTGCCATCGTGAATGCAGTGGGCGGCGGTGAGCACATGCTTGGGTGACACGAGAACGCCAGAGCATCCTGTTGAGATCTTCACCGATGTGGAGAAAGGGTATTTGGTGGAGAAGATTTTATCGGAGATGGTAAAGCGGGTGTCTGTGCCGTACACCTCTCGTTTCCGGCGGGAGTTGGACGAGATATTTCCAGACCACGCAGCCACCTCGTTGAGGCCCTGCACAGACACTGAGGTAAATGTACGCGTACCATTCTCATAAACCGTCTCATAGGACAGGAACTGCTCCAGGTCATCCAGAGAGGTGGCAGGATGGCGACGCTGGCACTCGATCCCACAGATCCCGCTCTTCTCCAGCTGCGGACGGGCCGAGAAGTTTGGGCTGCTGAGAGGAACAGTACGTCTCTTTCTTACCAGAGGCACCTTCCACTGCGGCCAGGTATACTCTTCATCAACGGCGTTCTCCCCAGCAGCCAGCGCCACCGCCACAGCCAGCGCCGTCACTGGGAGCAGGACACACAGGGGTAAGAGGCCCATTGTTAAGTCGGGCCTGGTTCTGAAACGTaaagagacaaaggagcaaTCGGTGAGCGAGTGGAGGAGGGAAGGCACAAAGAATAAGCGGAACGTGTGATTTATCAGTGGCACAGGGTTCTCTTCTGAGGAAGGTAATGTTGGTTGGTCCGTGACTTTAGTCCAGATTGAAATATCTCCACAACTATGGGATGTATTCTACTTGCGATACTCTTCATCTTTACTTTCTACACGAGGCTTGcatattgtttttctttagtGAGATCTCTAAAGCTACTGAATAAACTGTGAAGTTTATGACTTTCCACATTGATTAAATTAATTGCAGCAATATTGGATATACTGTATTCACAGCTTCCAGGAGACAGAGGCACTTTGACGAACAGGAAGAACAACATTCATATCCACGGACACATGCAGTGATGTGTCTATATACTAACATGTTATCTCTATATATAGTCTTactaaaaacaaatctttaCAAAATGCATTCAGCAGCTAAGTATTTTATAATGCCTCATGTAATGATTTAATGTTATGACACTGCTCCAGACTGTTTCCATCTGTTTCTGGAACAGAACGGGTTCTGCAAACGCCCATTTGCTGCAGAATTTTCACATCGTGGTTACATAAAGGCTCTGCGATGTTTAACACTGTTCTTCAGACAGATGAGCTTGTTTGGAGTCGGCTTTAGTCATTCGCGTGGAAGAAAAATGATATTCCCCTGACCTGGAAAGTCTTCTATTCAATGTCAATGCCTTCGGGTCTAGAAAAATAAACACCTCTCTTTTTACAGCCACACAGAGGCAGTGTATCCCAGAATATTAGGGATGTCAAACGGAATCAGCGCTTTGGACCATGGCAGGAGGCACTTTTAATGACCACAACTCCTCTAAATAGCAGAAGGCAAGCAGTATTAGAAGAACCTTTATACTGCATAAAATAATCTAAAGATCTTAATGCATTTCCATCAAGCTGATTCCTAAGCTGCAAGGCTTAGAGGGGCTCTATGTCCTCTGAGTCATGGAGAGGATGGACCCTGCTCCTCTGAATGAGCTGAGACAGTGGCTTGGAGGTTTGCCACAATGGTTAACCTTCTCCCTCAGTAATGACCATATCTGGTTTCCAGAGCTCCAGTCCATTCGTTGTGCATGCATTCAAATGACATCAAACTTGAGACTGTGCGGGCTTGCAGGCCGCCTGCTGGTCCGTGCGTCTGCTGTATGACTGTGGCCTTATTAATAATCACAGATACTCCATGAAGAAACTCGCATTTTGGGTACATTTTAATAGATTCAGCAGACCGTTGCTTAAGTGcagagtaggggggggggggggggcttcatctcGTAAGCATGTCTGTGGTCATGAAGTAAGTTGAACCATTCTCAGCACGAGGAAAGAAAATCATTTGGATGACGTTCACGGAAGAAAATTACAGCAGAAGTTCACATCCGATAGTTATTTTATAGAGAGTTCTAAAAGAATCACCACAGAAATCCATTATTCTGACTGTTTGAGGTTCACATACCACAGACAGACTAATATCCAGGATTTCTAAActgaggggggggcacacatgATGTTTTGATTGGATGTTAGTGCACTGTTATAAATCACATTAGACTCATCTGACAGTGAGAATACACCGTACAGCCTACATCACCTACACGCATCATCTTTCCTGCAATTTGCAGAGATGCTGACTGCCCATCTTTCAGTTGAAACTGCTCCAGCTCGTCCTCCAAGCTGAGTCCAACTGCATTGGAGACAGCGTGGCCTGAGTTTACCACACGGAACCCATAAAACATACCCAGTGGTCAACATCTAACCAGCACCGACACAGACAGCAATAAAATAGAAGCCCACAGCAGCTGTAAAACAGTCTCAATAAATGAGAACACAGAATTGACCTTTAGATTCTGTTCGGCGTCACACTCGCAGACAACGCAACTCCAGAAAACCTGCAATTATTCACAGAGTGGAAACTGATACGTAGCCACGGTGGCTGTCGGTcgtcattttaaatattttccacTGCAGTCAGCTGAACAAGAAGATGTGGCCTCTCCATCCCTCAGAGGAGGCAGAGCCACAGGAGCCGACAAAGGCGGCCTGAAGACGCGAGACCAGGAGATGGCGCTGTGGTGCAGCTGAGCTGCTGTGACTTGCCAGGCAAGAGTCCACATTGTCTTCTCGAATCTAGAAGTTTACTCAAAGAGGCGCTTTCATCAGTTTTGACCTTTTTTCAGCCTTTTACATCTCGGAATTTCATCGcatttgttaaaaaaacaaccacaGAAACAGACACCGATAGTGTTTCTGGTTAAAATATTAATTCTGATAAATTTTAATAGGTTTAGCAAAAGTCTAAAAAGTGTAATTTCTCTTTCATAAAAATGACTTGATGTCGCTGtcagaaatgtatttaactttattaccaAATCAAAGaacataaagtaaaaaaaaagaaaaatgcgtATATGGAGAGTCAGCAATAACCATgtctattgattgattgaattgtttatttctaatacataaagaaaataataaagcaaaaaatgaagaaaaagtaATACATTTAAGATCACCGTTTGAAAAAACGCACCTGAAAACAATTAAACTGTTTAAAATTCCAACATGAGTGGAAAGCTGTGCGTAAATTACAACTAAATGCAATCACACGTCTggcaataaacacacaaaaacgaaTCTATGGTTCATAATTCACTCTGGAATAAATCTAGCAAAAATTAGATTATCAAATTGTTCGTAAagtcttgcaaaaaaaaaaaaaaaaagaaattagcaCCAAGAGCGCGTTTGAGCTGCGCAAATCCACCAAGCCGCCCTACCTGCTTGCATCCGATTGATGGATATGACAAATCCGCAGTGTAGCCTATTGTTTCCCCAACAGATACACAAATATGATCCGACGAGAACACAAACGGCTGTCAGCGCATCCCACGCGGTCAGCAGGGCGACGACTCCCGTCTCCTCATGGCCTCTTCCAGGAGGCTGAGAGAAAGTCGCAGCCGGGACGCTCAGACTGCACTTGATGCTGA
Protein-coding regions in this window:
- the prss35 gene encoding inactive serine protease 35 — protein: MGLLPLCVLLPVTALAVAVALAAGENAVDEEYTWPQWKVPLVRKRRTVPLSSPNFSARPQLEKSGICGIECQRRHPATSLDDLEQFLSYETVYENGTRTFTSVSVQGLNEVAAWSGNISSNSRRKREVYGTDTRFTISDKIFSTKYPFSTSVKISTGCSGVLVSPKHVLTAAHCIHDGKDYLDGVQKLRVGILKEKSRRGKGGKGRGGRGKGRRRKGDQAKEEVQEKEESEGNANRKGKGKGRTSRSRRSAESEKPSFRWTRVKQTQVPKGWFKGVADRLAADYDYAVLELKKAPKVKHMELGVIPSLKKIPTGRIHFSGFDDDRPGNLVYRFCAVSEESNDLLYQYCDAKPGSSGSGIYIRLKEPGKKNWKRKIIGVFSGHQWVDVNGDGTQQDYNVAVRITPLKYAQICYWVHGDSRECQVA